TGCTAATTATTATTCGGCAGAGATATATGAAGCAGCTCCCAAAGTTGTTTATTCTCATCATAAAATCATTCACTTTCCAAAAGAAAATGATGTTTTTGATAAAAATAAATCTGAAAATAAATGGTTGATTATTGATTATAAAATAGGAGCTAAACCTAAAATATACACTTTAGTAGATTATTATCTTCACCTGACTCAAAAATAATCTTCAGATGCATAAAAATAAACGCGCTACCATAATACTGGTAGCGCGTTTTTAACAGATTTAAATATCTAAAACTGTCACATCAAAATGACAGAAGTGATTTCTTATAAACCAATATTTTTAGTTGGTTTCAATTGCTTTAGAATATTCTTTGGAATAGCATTTTTGTGAACCAAAATTGCCGTCGACTTATATTCAACATAAGGTCTTGTTACGTAAAGGTATCCTGCGAAGTCATTGGTTACTCCCCAAGAGTTTTTCACCATATAATATTCTTTACCGGTCTGATCTTTTGCCAATCCTACGATGTGCATACCATGGTCATCCGTTGTAGAAAGATTGTTAAGTGCTTTCTGACGCATATCCTCAGTAATTGTTTTATCCTTTTTAGGTTCTGTAAACAAAGTTTGTTTGTTCTCTGCATTGATTTGATCTAACTCCATATCAGGAACATAAGCTACCCCGTTTTTATAAGAGAAATAAGGCTCAGAAACGTCAGTTGCCCAACCTACAGAATATCCTTTTGTTACTGCATTATCAATGATTGCTGTAAGATCTTTCATAGGGACATTCCAATCTGAATCGTGGCTCCAGTTATCAGGAATTGGAACTACAAATTTTTGGTAGTAAGCGTAATCTTTGTAAGAAGATAATTCTACATAATCCTCAGCATCAATTCCTACTACTTCTTTAGCAAAAGTTTTAGGTGTGTAATTTTTCCCTTCGTAAGTGAAGTTGGCAGGTACTTTTCCTAGATATTCATCAAGAATAGCATCTACAGAATCCATCCAATTATCTGTAAGCTTCCCTTTAGAAGAAGCTTGAACAAGACTGTCAAGAACCGGCTTTAATTTCCCTTGCATTTCCTTGAAGTTATTGGTGGTCTGTCCAGCTTTCAATCCTGAATACACATCCTGAGGAACTGCACCGTACTTTTTGTACATGTTGATTACATCGTGAAGTTCTCCACCGTCACCCCAGCTGATTGCTCCGTTATTTAAAACATATAACTTCGCTTTATCATGATAAGAGTTTCTGGCTGTAAAGAT
This is a stretch of genomic DNA from Chryseobacterium tructae. It encodes these proteins:
- a CDS encoding aminopeptidase C, giving the protein MKNAKIASLLFVLSAGSMMFAQDDLINKLKNNHSQNANFQFTTLKDVGATSVKNQGSSGTCWSYSGNSFLESEMQRMGKKPVDLAEIFTARNSYHDKAKLYVLNNGAISWGDGGELHDVINMYKKYGAVPQDVYSGLKAGQTTNNFKEMQGKLKPVLDSLVQASSKGKLTDNWMDSVDAILDEYLGKVPANFTYEGKNYTPKTFAKEVVGIDAEDYVELSSYKDYAYYQKFVVPIPDNWSHDSDWNVPMKDLTAIIDNAVTKGYSVGWATDVSEPYFSYKNGVAYVPDMELDQINAENKQTLFTEPKKDKTITEDMRQKALNNLSTTDDHGMHIVGLAKDQTGKEYYMVKNSWGVTNDFAGYLYVTRPYVEYKSTAILVHKNAIPKNILKQLKPTKNIGL